In Anaerobranca californiensis DSM 14826, the DNA window CCTCTACTGCCCCATCAATACAGCAAACATCTACCATTAAAACATTGCCACCTGTAAAGACTCCTTCTTTTAAAGTAACATAGGTTCTTTTTACCCCAGGGAAAACCCGTTCATTAGCTGCTTTAGCTACAATGGGATAAAAAAGTTGATATTCCTTTGCATATTTATTACATTGATTGATGAAGTCTTTAATTCCTTCTACTGTTATCATAGGGATATCTGAAGTGACTATTAATAATCTCCCATCTTCCCACCCTGTTTTACTGGCAACTACATTGTCTATTATATCCTCCTTATGGATAATTAGATTAACTTGATAGTCTTTTATTATTTCTCCAAGTTCTTCTGGCCCAACGACTACTATTTCAGTAATTTCCTCAACTTTGATCAGTACATCCAACACATAATTTAGCATAGGCTTAGATTTAATAGTAAGTAAAGCTTTATTTTTAATCTTCTGTCCCTTAATAAACTCTCCTTGATTATTATCACCGGCTAAAACCACCGCTCTTATAGGTTTCACTTATCCCACTCCAATCAACAAAATTTAGTAACATAAACCTCTTCTGTTAGAGTTTCTAGATTTTTGGCAATCCTCACCGCCTTATCATAGGTATTACATAAACCATAAACTGTAGGTCCACTCCCTGACATTAATACTCCATTTGCCCCCATTTGGGCCATACGATTTTTTATATTTCTCAC includes these proteins:
- a CDS encoding NTP transferase domain-containing protein → MKPIRAVVLAGDNNQGEFIKGQKIKNKALLTIKSKPMLNYVLDVLIKVEEITEIVVVGPEELGEIIKDYQVNLIIHKEDIIDNVVASKTGWEDGRLLIVTSDIPMITVEGIKDFINQCNKYAKEYQLFYPIVAKAANERVFPGVKRTYVTLKEGVFTGGNVLMVDVCCIDGAVEEGKKLVALRKSPIKLANYLGWIFLMKLICKRLTICELEKRVSRLLNLKAKAIISEYPQLGTDVDKDSDIDIAEEYLQNIGNL